The Nymphalis io chromosome 14, ilAglIoxx1.1, whole genome shotgun sequence genome has a segment encoding these proteins:
- the LOC126773217 gene encoding uncharacterized protein LOC126773217 isoform X2, with the protein MESNENSNISVPAAYLEISDLKREENEESAGEIDTFTQATNLNLRKDVDGSDNSCNEHSISGVKRKIFEEKSLNMQEDDRIKEETNYTLYVCNTPGEWTSQQIINFIKEECGINIASINDSRARKTNSNFQIKLKFPTKEHSTKIFDKLKEMEAAGKLTVHTDDDNMEEPAYDVQSAASAQIDDRESNRANDPSDPRADFELANDENSFYIREEYLESLGIKLPLTNWVTVTNFRCDKLELKEVFELAGRVLVCSVYLTINKYANIMYSHPLEAVQAISMLNGQKLFGQTLKVTMNNSRDTNTLLPKGLADIGPGLGKYGKGLPDLVEQFKRFVRGQKSSIDANLFHPDLLRNIGIDLERETSTPYVRSAPSNSSSTRNDNVSDQESDVSGCESIVRNNGNLFGAIGQRILHASTPTPVTVQFQSNRVPTFTPVNQPMIIRGTNSTLMPIPTGSTQRPRHIAPISNPLTIYANCPPIPGVDTSSSVRGFNISVINSSAMPVHPGPIINRGPMPSPMGPMRRPAPVTITHLSAANRFPAPCPRIVGPSTGPPRGPASVPGPNPNIQISSQIRPNGPAVPLRPYMPPPQTVGPHIQMIKGADAVTVQLSGLPPSTNFVNLGQTLSEFGHVVFLEFTTPGCAVVRFASPSDADRCLQNFRNILG; encoded by the exons ATGGAATCGAACGAAAATAGCAATATCAGTGTGCCGGCGGCGTACCTGGAAATATCAGACCTTAAAAGAGAGGAGAATGAAGAATCGGCAGGTGAAATTGATACTTTTACTCAGGCGACAAATTTGAATCTACGTAAAGATGTAGATGGCAGTGACAATAGTTGTAACGAACATTCAATAAGTGGCGTTAAACGCaaaatttttgaagaaaaatctttaaatatgcAGGAAGACGATAGG ATTAAAGAAGAAACAAACTACACATTGTATGTTTGTAATACTCCTGGAGAATGGACGTctcaacaaataataaatttcatcaaagaAGAG tgcGGAATCAATATTGCAAGCATTAATGATAGCAGGGCAAGAAAGACAAattcaaattttcaaataaaacttaaatttccAACTAAGGAGCATTCGACCAAAATTTTCGATAAGTTGAAGGAGATGGAGGCTGCAGGCAAACTGACAGTACATACAGAtg ATGATAATATGGAGGAACCAGCTTATGATGTACAATCTGCCGCGAGTGCACAAATAGATGATAG ggAGTCAAACAGGGCAAATGATCCTTCCGATCCGAGAGCGGACTTTGAACTAGCGAATGATGaaaattctttttatataagagaAGAATACCTAGAATCCCTGGGCATCAAATTGCCTCTAACAAACTGGGTGACAGTTACTaat TTTCGATGTGATAAGTTGGAGTTGAAGGAAGTGTTCGAACTGGCTGGCAGAGTTCTTGTATGCTCCGTTTATTTAACGATCAATAAATACGCCAACATCATGTATAGCCATCCCCTTGAAGCCGTTCag gCAATATCAATGCTTAATGGACAGAAATTGTTTGGACAGACACTTAAAGTAACGATGAATAATTCCCGAGATACGAACACGCTTTTACCGAAAGGCTTGGCGGATATTGGACCCGGGCTGGGGAAGTACGGGAAAGGACTTCCGGATTTAGTCGAGCAGTTTAAGCGTTTCGTCAGGGGTCAGAAATCGTCAATCGACGCTAACTTGTTTCATCCAGATCTCCTAAGGAATATTGGGATTGATTTAGAACGAGAAACTTCAACGCCGTACGTACGTTCGGCCCCCAGTAATAGTTCAAGCACGCGTAATGATAATGTATCTGATCAGGAGAGCGATGTATCGGGGTGCGAATCGATTGTGAGGAATAATGGGAACCTATTCGGAGCGATCGGGCAGAGGATATTGCATGCGAGCACTCCAACACCAGTTACCGTTCAGTTCCAAAGCAATCGTGTGCCAACGTTTACTCCTGTGAACCAACCAATGATAATCCGAGGAACGAATAGCACCTTGATGCCCATTCCGACTGGATCCACGCAACGTCCTAGACATATTGCACCTATTTCTAATCCCTTAACGATTTACGCCAACTGTCCACCAATACCTGGCGTTGATACATCGAGCTCAGTCAGAGGCTTTAATATAAGCGTGATTAATTCAAGTGCTATGCCCGTACACCCTGGTCCGATTATAAACCGGGGCCCCATGCCTAGTCCAATGGGTCCTATGAGAAGACCAGCGCCAGTTACTATCACCCATCTGTCGGCTGCAAATCGTTTTCCCGCTCCGTGTCCAAGGATTGTTGGCCCAAGTACTGGTCCACCGAGGGGTCCAGCGTCGGTTCCTGGACCGAATCCAAACattcaaatttcaagtcaaataAGGCCCAATGGACCAGCTGTGCCATTGAGGCCATATATGCCCCCCCCACAAACAGTCGGACCTCATATTCAAATGATCAAAGGCGCTGACGCGGTAACAGTTCAGTTGAGTGGc TTACCACCCTCGACCAACTTCGTCAATCTCGGACAAACCTTGTCGGAATTCGGCCACGTCGTGTTTCTCGAGTTCACCACACCCGGCTGCGCTGTTGTGCGATTTGCGAGCCCGTCTGATGCCGATAGATGCCTTC AGAACTTTAGAAATATTCTGGGATGA
- the LOC126773217 gene encoding uncharacterized protein LOC126773217 isoform X1, whose protein sequence is MESNENSNISVPAAYLEISDLKREENEESAGEIDTFTQATNLNLRKDVDGSDNSCNEHSISGVKRKIFEEKSLNMQEDDRVSDVTIDSNVVVKRPRYSESQCDESIENSNDIVDANSFQIKEETNYTLYVCNTPGEWTSQQIINFIKEECGINIASINDSRARKTNSNFQIKLKFPTKEHSTKIFDKLKEMEAAGKLTVHTDDDNMEEPAYDVQSAASAQIDDRESNRANDPSDPRADFELANDENSFYIREEYLESLGIKLPLTNWVTVTNFRCDKLELKEVFELAGRVLVCSVYLTINKYANIMYSHPLEAVQAISMLNGQKLFGQTLKVTMNNSRDTNTLLPKGLADIGPGLGKYGKGLPDLVEQFKRFVRGQKSSIDANLFHPDLLRNIGIDLERETSTPYVRSAPSNSSSTRNDNVSDQESDVSGCESIVRNNGNLFGAIGQRILHASTPTPVTVQFQSNRVPTFTPVNQPMIIRGTNSTLMPIPTGSTQRPRHIAPISNPLTIYANCPPIPGVDTSSSVRGFNISVINSSAMPVHPGPIINRGPMPSPMGPMRRPAPVTITHLSAANRFPAPCPRIVGPSTGPPRGPASVPGPNPNIQISSQIRPNGPAVPLRPYMPPPQTVGPHIQMIKGADAVTVQLSGLPPSTNFVNLGQTLSEFGHVVFLEFTTPGCAVVRFASPSDADRCLQNFRNILG, encoded by the exons ATGGAATCGAACGAAAATAGCAATATCAGTGTGCCGGCGGCGTACCTGGAAATATCAGACCTTAAAAGAGAGGAGAATGAAGAATCGGCAGGTGAAATTGATACTTTTACTCAGGCGACAAATTTGAATCTACGTAAAGATGTAGATGGCAGTGACAATAGTTGTAACGAACATTCAATAAGTGGCGTTAAACGCaaaatttttgaagaaaaatctttaaatatgcAGGAAGACGATAGGGTGAGTGATGTCACCATTGACTCCAATGTTGTAGTAAAAAGACCAAGGTATTCAGAATCACAGTGTGATGAGTCTATtgaaaattcaaatgatattgTTGATGCAAATAGCTTCCAGATTAAAGAAGAAACAAACTACACATTGTATGTTTGTAATACTCCTGGAGAATGGACGTctcaacaaataataaatttcatcaaagaAGAG tgcGGAATCAATATTGCAAGCATTAATGATAGCAGGGCAAGAAAGACAAattcaaattttcaaataaaacttaaatttccAACTAAGGAGCATTCGACCAAAATTTTCGATAAGTTGAAGGAGATGGAGGCTGCAGGCAAACTGACAGTACATACAGAtg ATGATAATATGGAGGAACCAGCTTATGATGTACAATCTGCCGCGAGTGCACAAATAGATGATAG ggAGTCAAACAGGGCAAATGATCCTTCCGATCCGAGAGCGGACTTTGAACTAGCGAATGATGaaaattctttttatataagagaAGAATACCTAGAATCCCTGGGCATCAAATTGCCTCTAACAAACTGGGTGACAGTTACTaat TTTCGATGTGATAAGTTGGAGTTGAAGGAAGTGTTCGAACTGGCTGGCAGAGTTCTTGTATGCTCCGTTTATTTAACGATCAATAAATACGCCAACATCATGTATAGCCATCCCCTTGAAGCCGTTCag gCAATATCAATGCTTAATGGACAGAAATTGTTTGGACAGACACTTAAAGTAACGATGAATAATTCCCGAGATACGAACACGCTTTTACCGAAAGGCTTGGCGGATATTGGACCCGGGCTGGGGAAGTACGGGAAAGGACTTCCGGATTTAGTCGAGCAGTTTAAGCGTTTCGTCAGGGGTCAGAAATCGTCAATCGACGCTAACTTGTTTCATCCAGATCTCCTAAGGAATATTGGGATTGATTTAGAACGAGAAACTTCAACGCCGTACGTACGTTCGGCCCCCAGTAATAGTTCAAGCACGCGTAATGATAATGTATCTGATCAGGAGAGCGATGTATCGGGGTGCGAATCGATTGTGAGGAATAATGGGAACCTATTCGGAGCGATCGGGCAGAGGATATTGCATGCGAGCACTCCAACACCAGTTACCGTTCAGTTCCAAAGCAATCGTGTGCCAACGTTTACTCCTGTGAACCAACCAATGATAATCCGAGGAACGAATAGCACCTTGATGCCCATTCCGACTGGATCCACGCAACGTCCTAGACATATTGCACCTATTTCTAATCCCTTAACGATTTACGCCAACTGTCCACCAATACCTGGCGTTGATACATCGAGCTCAGTCAGAGGCTTTAATATAAGCGTGATTAATTCAAGTGCTATGCCCGTACACCCTGGTCCGATTATAAACCGGGGCCCCATGCCTAGTCCAATGGGTCCTATGAGAAGACCAGCGCCAGTTACTATCACCCATCTGTCGGCTGCAAATCGTTTTCCCGCTCCGTGTCCAAGGATTGTTGGCCCAAGTACTGGTCCACCGAGGGGTCCAGCGTCGGTTCCTGGACCGAATCCAAACattcaaatttcaagtcaaataAGGCCCAATGGACCAGCTGTGCCATTGAGGCCATATATGCCCCCCCCACAAACAGTCGGACCTCATATTCAAATGATCAAAGGCGCTGACGCGGTAACAGTTCAGTTGAGTGGc TTACCACCCTCGACCAACTTCGTCAATCTCGGACAAACCTTGTCGGAATTCGGCCACGTCGTGTTTCTCGAGTTCACCACACCCGGCTGCGCTGTTGTGCGATTTGCGAGCCCGTCTGATGCCGATAGATGCCTTC AGAACTTTAGAAATATTCTGGGATGA